One Thermoplasmata archaeon genomic region harbors:
- a CDS encoding DNA repair exonuclease: MGKVFRFMHCADLHLGARFKGLGQDNGEMAERMRKSVMESFERIIDISIDRSVDALVISGDVYDDSNELPSTRAWFSNQLDRLDVPVYICRGNHDSATSWDGAIAYPENVHEFGTEPEKIEITDGVEIVGISYSTSHETRNLASMLEGSGDKFTIACIHCDLDSVSEGYPYAPCKMSDLIGKSVDYWALGHIHKREIVSTSPYVVYPGNIQGRSFKETGQKGAYLVTVSEGRVSSLDFIPTSKYRWEDLSVDITRKNLNEIIKDLSGKVDRSSVCRLTFVGSGDLDTMLRIKTSDVSSAISSSTGCTISSIKLNTISSIDLESRSDGKDMAAAIVRSGNKIMSMTKEQIVDIICQNRNAAKYRDIYMSMTEEEIRSIVSDSMRSIIAKMEVA, translated from the coding sequence ATGGGAAAAGTATTCAGATTCATGCACTGTGCAGACCTGCATTTGGGAGCCCGCTTCAAAGGTCTCGGTCAGGACAATGGGGAGATGGCCGAGAGGATGAGGAAGTCTGTGATGGAATCGTTCGAACGTATCATCGACATCTCTATTGACAGATCCGTCGATGCGTTGGTGATATCTGGAGACGTCTACGATGACAGCAATGAGCTGCCTTCTACCAGAGCATGGTTTTCAAATCAGCTGGACAGATTGGATGTGCCCGTTTACATATGCAGAGGCAATCACGACAGCGCTACCAGTTGGGATGGGGCGATAGCATATCCTGAAAACGTGCATGAGTTCGGGACGGAACCAGAAAAGATTGAAATAACCGATGGCGTGGAGATCGTCGGCATCAGCTATTCCACTTCCCACGAGACCAGAAACCTCGCTTCGATGCTCGAGGGCAGCGGGGACAAGTTCACCATAGCCTGCATCCATTGCGATCTGGATTCGGTCTCTGAAGGTTATCCCTACGCTCCATGCAAGATGTCCGACCTGATTGGAAAGTCAGTGGATTACTGGGCACTTGGGCACATCCATAAGAGGGAAATTGTGTCCACAAGTCCTTATGTTGTCTATCCGGGTAATATCCAAGGGCGCAGCTTCAAAGAGACCGGGCAAAAAGGTGCTTATCTAGTCACCGTTTCAGAAGGGAGGGTTTCATCGTTAGATTTCATTCCAACCAGCAAATACAGATGGGAGGATCTGTCTGTAGACATAACAAGAAAGAATCTGAACGAAATCATCAAGGACCTATCTGGTAAAGTGGACAGGTCCTCAGTATGCAGGTTGACCTTTGTCGGAAGTGGTGATCTGGATACAATGCTGCGTATAAAGACGAGTGACGTTTCTTCAGCCATCTCCTCATCAACAGGGTGTACCATATCATCTATCAAGCTGAATACGATTTCCAGCATCGATCTGGAATCCAGATCTGACGGTAAAGACATGGCTGCTGCCATAGTACGTTCCGGTAACAAGATAATGTCAATGACCAAGGAACAGATCGTCGATATCATCTGCCAGAACAGGAATGCTGCGAAATATCGTGACATATACATGTCCATGACTGAAGAAGAGATCCGCAGCATCGTTTCGGATTCCATGAGGTCCATCATTGCCAAGATGGAGGTGGCATGA